Proteins co-encoded in one Ziziphus jujuba cultivar Dongzao chromosome 9, ASM3175591v1 genomic window:
- the LOC107427997 gene encoding syntaxin-22, which produces MSFQDLERNAGQRKPSSSSSSSSSSPAQAVAAGIFQINTAVVSFRRLVDAIGTVKDTPDHRQKLHNARQRILELVKETSANLKSLSQLDRDSHVNQNKKIEDAKLAKDFQTTLHEFQKLQQLASQRESSYIPSSSSSSAAATSTAQHLESAVDQDQERQPFLMQQKRQGVVLLDNEIAFNETIIEEREQGIKEIQEQIGQANDIFKDLAVLIHEQGVVIDDIQSNIDSSSAATTEARVQLAKASKSVKSKCSWCWWVVAIVAVVLIIFLIVLIL; this is translated from the exons atGAGCTTTCAAGATCTTGAGCGAAATGCTGGGCAGAGAAAGCCGTCGTCgtcgtcttcttcctcctccaGCTCGCCGGCGCAGGCGGTGGCTGCTGGCATATTCCAGATCAACACGGCCGTTGTCAGTTTCCGTCGCCTCGTGGATGCCATCGGAACTGTCAAAGACACTCCCGACCACCGCCAGAAGCT ACACAACGCCAGGCAACGCATCCTTGAATTAGTGAAAGAAACTTCTGCCAACCTCAAATCTTTGAGCCAATTGGATCGCGATTCCCACGTCAAT CAAAATAAGAAGATAGAAGATGCGAAGCTTGCCAAAGATTTCCAAACAACCTTGCATGAATTCCAGAAACTCCAACAGCTTGCCTCCCAACGCGAGTCTTCTTATATTCCATCCTCATCCTCCTCCTCTGCTGCTGCTACATCTACAGC GCAACATCTGGAATCAGCTGTGGATCAGGATCAGGAACGCCAGCCTTTTCTTATGCAGCAAAAGAG GCAGGGAGTAGTTCTGCTTGATAATGAAATTGCCTTCAATGAAACCATAATTGAGGAAAGGGAACAGGGTATTAAAGAGATACAAGAGCAAATTGGACAAGCAAATGACATTTTCAAGGACCTTGCTGTTCTCATTCATGAGCAGGGGGTTGTTATTG ATGACATTCAGTCAAACATAGACTCCTCCTCTGCTGCAACTACTGAAGCTAGAGTTCAGCTAGCTAAAGCTTCCAAAAGTGTGAAATCCAAATGCTCATGG TGTTGGTGGGTGGTGGCAATCGTTGCAGTGGTGctgattatttttctaattgtaCTTATCCTATAA
- the LOC125424138 gene encoding uncharacterized protein LOC125424138, which yields MAAAMVYQIFASTGLVSLGLFHLVATTWHHLKSPQSYSAKPFHTIPFSSSSSSHRLKHLQLYLLIAFLVVALAHQTLISYDSDPLLKGRTPVHRFTSLQNAAVLFLFLVLSLALLLSECLPSLLPLPNDLFFALGAALFYLHSSVSSSAASVQTSQLQAKCDSISARISLFCSLLSLLLACQPRLFVADSALAAALCLQGLWVLQTGLSLYVDAFIPEGCHRLLDVVNGVEGSTKCDLEDSSLRAVAILDLLFLLHVMFVMLLVMVVYAVVAKTVGVGVRRLGSYEALPNSSLDHNHIQMKSLTGTQA from the coding sequence ATGGCGGCGGCGATGGTGTACCAAATATTCGCATCCACAGGGCTGGTATCTCTGGGACTCTTCCACCTCGTCGCCACCACTTGGCACCACCTAAAATCCCCACAGTCTTACTCCGCAAAGCCATTCCACACAATACCTTTTTCATCGTCGTCGTCGTCTCACCGCCTCAAACACCTGCAGCTCTACCTCCTCATCGCCTTCCTGGTCGTGGCCTTGGCCCACCAGACCCTCATCTCCTACGACTCCGACCCTCTCCTCAAAGGCCGAACCCCAGTCCACCGCTTCACTTCCCTCCAAAACGCCGCCGTTCTGTTCCTCTTCCTTGTCCTTTCGCTTGCCCTCCTCCTCTCCGAGTGCCTCCCTTCCCTCCTTCCTCTCCCCAACGACCTTTTCTTCGCCCTTGGCGCCGCTCTCTTCTACCTCCACTCCTCCGTCTCCTCCTCCGCGGCCTCCGTCCAGACCTCCCAACTCCAGGCCAAATGCGACTCCATCTCCGCCCGGATCTCCCTCTTCTGCTCcctcctctctctccttcttgcctgcCAGCCCAGACTCTTCGTCGCCGATTCTGCTCTCGCTGCCGCTCTCTGCCTCCAGGGTCTGTGGGTCTTGCAAACGGGCCTTTCCCTCTACGTCGATGCCTTTATACCTGAGGGATGCCATAGGCTGCTCGATGTCGTCAATGGCGTCGAGGGCTCTACTAAATGCGATTTGGAGGACTCCAGCTTGCGAGCCGTCGCCATTTTGGATCTGCTTTTCTTGCTCCACGTCATGTTCGTTATGCTCCTTGTCATGGTTGTTTATGCTGTTGTTGCCAAGACTGTTGGTGTGGGGGTTCGCAGATTGGGTTCATACGAGGCCTTGCCTAATTCTTCTCTTGATCATAACCATATTCAGATGAAGTCGCTTACTGGAACCCAGGCTTAG